From the Chelonoidis abingdonii isolate Lonesome George chromosome 4, CheloAbing_2.0, whole genome shotgun sequence genome, the window CAGAGGTTCCGGGCGAACAGTTGCAAGCAAGAGCAGACCAGGACCCCGTCAGAGCTTGGGCCTGGGCTCCATGGAAGCACACTGTAAACCCTGCCAAGGGTGGCTCCTCCCTGACTGTCCGTCCCGCCCCCTACGCCCCGCCCCCGCCAAGCCCCGCACTGTGCCCGGGAGCATACTTCATGGTGAGCCAGGCTGGCTCTCCGGTGGTAACCGGGGCTCCCCAACGGCCAAGGGCGCGGAAGCAGGGGGGCCAAGGGGcctggaagagaggggaaggggaggggtgggctgACAGGCCGGGGTTGGTTGCTGAGGGCATCAGGGTCAGGATGCCAGGAGGGTGTTTGCGTGCGCCCAGTGAGACCCCAGGGTGATGCGTCGAGGATGGGGGCGTGATAGACCCCAGGCCAGTGTACAGCGATAGCAGAAGGCAGAGATACTGGCCAGCGGCATTAACAGTTTTCTGTCCCtggctgaccagagcaggggctggctccAGCCTAATGAGAAcgacctgactctaattaaccttgCAAAGAGTCAGTGAGCACATTATTAATGTGAGCCCCTGACTCTAATTTAAGCCTcgttgatactataaaagggctcactccagtcaggcggggagaGCAAGTGCACTGAAGGGCTggtaatgaagacaccctcaaactgTCGTTAAAGAAGCCCCAggtaaggagagagcaggaagctcTGGGAAGTGGCccgggaaatgtagcaactctggcagtgaaggTTGCTGCTGCCTACAGCTGCCTATCATTGGGTCCCTGGCCAGAGCCCGAGAGTTAGagggggcctgggttcccccaaccCCACTACAGAACATCTCCTGGTAGGggaaagtcaggcccctgtcaggacagggaGTTCTCTACCAACTCCTTGCAGGCCTTGTGGTGAAAGGGGCTCGTCAGAGTGTAACCCTgtgccctagagagagaagggcgacgtggagggtcacagtgagccccTGAAGGCTAGCGTAAACTGGccctagaagtgcaggacccatgggGCCAAGGTCGGAGCTCTGCCATAAGGGTTATTAAGCACAGGCGCTCAGCCCAGTGCCCCTGGGGACTGGAGGTTGTGCCAGCCAGAACAGCCTggacctcctcctcccctctgaaGGGGGGTCTGGGGCACTGCCACCCTGAACACCACCCCCAGCCAAGCCTGCCCAGAGGAGTTGGGGCAGCTGTCCCTCCTTTACCCTCTGCGGCTTACACgcctcaggtgtgtgtgtgcaggcatggcttacccccccacaccccagggactgacccccccagccctgtgctcacaaAAACCACCCCTGCGGCCACATCCCCTGCTCCTGAGGGCCCCACCCCATGGAGAAACCTGCACCTCTGACTGACCACTCCCTGCCATGGCTGCCAGGGCACcaccactgccccttccccattgCTTGGGGCCTGGGAGTATCAAGGGAGACCTCCCTCAAcaactccccctccaccccacccaaatTCCCCCACTGCActggtgctggggctggggggaataTGTCACacaaaaggagagaggagaaagacaCATCGAGCTTGGANNNNNNNNNNNNNNNNNNNNNNNNNNNNNNNNNNNNNNNNNNNNNNNNNNNNNNNNNNNNNNNNNNNNNNNNNNNNNNNNNNNNNNNNNNNNNNNNNNNNNNNNNNNNNNNNNNNNNNNNNNNNNNNNNNNNNNNNNNNNNNNNNNNNNNNNNNNNNNNNNNNNNNNNNNNNNNNNNNNNNNNNNNNNNNNNNNNNNNNNNNNNNNNNNNNNNNNNNNNNNNNNNNNNNNNNNNNNNNNNNNNNNNNNNNNNNNNNNNNNNNNNNNNNNNNNNNNNNNNNNNNNNNNNNNNNNNNNNNNNNNNNNNNNNNNNNNNNNNNNNNNNNNNNNNNNNNNNNNNNNNNNNNNNNNNNNNNNNNNNNNNNNNNNNNNNNNNNNNNNNNNNNNNNNNNNNNNNNNNNNNNNNNNNNNNNNNNNNNNNNNNNNNNNNNNNNNNNNNNNNNNNNNNNNNNNNNNNNNNNNNNNNNNNNNNNNNNNNNNNNNNNNNNNNNNNNNNNNNNNNNNNNNNNNNNNNNNNNNNNNNNNNNNNNNNNNNNNNNNNNNNNNNNNNNNNNNNNNNNNNNNNNNNNNNNNNNNNNNNNNNNNNNNNNNNNNNNNNNNNNNNNNNNNNNNNNNNNNNNNNNNNNNNNNNNNNNNNNNNNNNNNNNNNNNNNNNNNNNNNNNNNNNNNNNNNNNNNNNNNNNNNNNNNNNNNNNNNNNNNNNNNNNNNNNNNNNNNNNNNNNNNNNNNNNNNNNNNNNNNNNNNNNNNNNNNNNNNNNNNNNNNNNNNNNNNNNNNNNNNNNNNNNNNNNNNNNNNNNNNNNNNNNNNNNNNNNNNNNNNNNNNNNNNNNNNNNNNNNNNNNNNNNNNNNNNNNNNNNNNNNNNNNNNNNNNNNNNNNNNNNNNNNNNNNNNNNNNNNNNNNNNNCCCAGCTACTGCAGCCCTGGCCtcgcccagcagggggcgctgtggggggagctcccagctactgcaGGCCCGGCCTCGCCCAGCAGGGagtgctgtggggggagctcccagctactgcaGGCCCGGCCtcgcccagcagggggtgctgtggggggcggagctcccagctactgcaGGCCCGGCCtcgcccagcagggggtgctgtgggcgggggggagctcccagctactgcaGCCCTGGCCtcgcccagcagggggtgctgtggggggagctcccagctacgcCAGCCCCGGCCCcgtccagcagggggcgctgtgggcaGCGGGCAGGAGCTCTGTCTGGGAGATGGGGGAaatggggcaggagcactggctgtggggggagagggctgagtgtgCTGCCTGTGGGTAGGAGCTCCCAGTTCTATGGAGAGCAAGAGGCATGTTGGCCAGCCTGTGGCAGGACCCCATGGCAGGCCCCCATCCATGACCCATAGCAGGCCCCATGGCACGACCCATGGCAGGCACCATGACAGGCCCCATGCACAACCCATAGTAGGACCCATGGCAGGCCCCATGGCAggccccctggcgggccggctGCCTTACCCTCGACGTGAAGGACGACCTGTTTGATGCGCACGTCGGGCGCGTAGGTGATGTAGCAGCGGTAGTTGCCGGCGCTCTCTGGGGTGACCTTGCTGAGGTAGAGCGCGGCGTTGCCGCTCCGCAGCCCCTCCACGTTCAGGCTGGCGCCCGGCCGGCTCTCACTCACCACATCGTCGAACTCCACCAGCTGCCCGCCCCGGTGGAACCACTGCACCACCAGCTGGCTCAGGTCCACGGGCGGCTGCGCCACGGCAAACTGGCACTTCAGCACCACATCGTCCCCCACCTTGGCTCGCACCGGGGAGGCGTCCGTCTCCACCGCTAGCTTGCCGGCTGCACGGGCACAGACCGCAGGGGAGGGTCAGCAGCTGGGAAGGGCGTGACACGGAGATCGGCTTGGTCTAGGGTGACGCTGGCAGCCACTTGGCCAGGGAGCAGCGGCCCCGGTAAAACCATGGGGTCCTCGCACCAGCACTGGGGACGGAAGGGGGACAGAGGGGGATtgtctctgccctgctccctccagctcccGGCCCAGCCAGCGGGGGCCGGTGGTGGGGATCTCCCGGGCCCCACAGTtgagccctccccaccctgcccagagGGGTCTGCCCTGCAGTGCGGGGACATGTTAGCCCCTCAGGGTACCCCGTGTCCATGGCGGGCTCCCAGCCACTCACCACAGCCCCCGAAGAGGCTGAGGACGATGAGGAGGGTCAGCGGGGAGCAGCTCATCGTGACGCTAGCGCTGTCTCTGTCTGCTCTGCAGGACGTCACGCTCAGACTGGCAGcaccccggccccagctcagCCGGGGGCTGCGTTATCAGGGACAGCAGCAAACGGCTCCATAACGGGTGGGAGGGTGCGGCCCAGCCACGGCTGGACCCCGGAGATAAGGGTTGTACTGATCATTCACTGACACGTACCCCACGGCACCCAGCCCGGGTCTGTGCTGACCACCTGCCCCCCGCCTGGGTCTATGCTGATCCCCACTGCTGAGCAGAGACCACCCggagctggaggtgcactggggtccagcCAGGGGGCTGAGAGGAGTAGGCAGGTGAGGTCAGGGGGTAGAAGGAGTCCTCGGCCAGGCGGGGGGCAGGCCGGGAGCAGCAAGCTGTGGGCGGGGGAAATCAGCAGGGTCTCGGGGcgcagtgcaagcagagcagacCAGGACCCCGTCAGAGCTTGGGcctggctccatggagccactgtAAACCCGGCATAGTGGTGGCTCCTCCCTGACTGTCCCGTcctgacccccgcccccccactgtGCCCCGGGAGCATCTCATGGAGCCAGGCTGGCCTCTCCGTGTGGTAACTCGGGGCTCCCCCCCCAACGGGCCAGAGGGGCCAAGGGGCCtggaagagaggggaaagggggaggggtggctgaCAGCCGGGGTTTGGTTGCTGAGGGCATCAGGGGTCAGGATGCCAGGAGGGGGTTGGCGTGACCCCCATGAACCCCCGGGATTGCTGGAGGATGGGGGGTTATACTCActggctcagcctggagcccctgggacACGGGGCTCTGCTGGCTGGAACAGCCCGAACGCTCCCTCTCAAGGGGGGGGGGTCCAGGGCACTgccccccaacacacccccagccagcctgccccagaGGAGTTGGGGCAGCTGTTCCCTCCTTTGACCCTCTGCTGCTACAGgcctcaggtgtgtgtgtgcaggcaatggcttcccccccacaccccagggactgacccccccagccctgtgctcacaaAAACCACCCCCTGGGCCACATCCCCTGCTCCtagggtccccccacccccatgggacCCTGCCTCTGACTGACACTCCCTGCCCATGGCTGCCAGGGGCACcaccactgccccttcccccattgCTTGGGCTGGGAGTTCAAGGGAGACCTCCCTCAacaaccccctccaccccaacccaaaTTCCCCCACTGCACtggtgctggggatggggaataTGTCAcacaaagagagagggagaaaggacaCATCGAGCTGGAGCCTGGGACAGGCAAGGTCTCTTTGGAAAGACAGTCAGAGGGGTGTTTGGGGGTCCTGAGTCCTGCACACCAGACTTTCCTGTCTGAACAATCCTACTTCCGATCTGTTCGCAGTGGAGCCTACAGAGTGCAAGGTGCTTTATTGGCATAAAGACACAGTGGTCACTTCGATAATGTTATCCATCCTGAAAACTGGTCCATAGGTCAGCTTTGAAAGTGCCCCAGAGAACTGGACAGCAATCCATTTCGCTAACACCAGTGGAGTGCAGGAAAAGTTTGTTTTCTGCAGTGAGAATGGGGGCAGGTTATTTACGGTGTTGTAAAGACTAACAAATGCTGCAAGGAAAAAGCATAAAAACAGACTGTCGTCAGGATAGTCCATTACTAGTATCTATACATTTTAGTGCTCAAAATGCTATACACAATAAATGGACATTATTGACTGTATTATGCTAGTAACTGCtggggggcttattccttcaccctcctaATTTTCTGGTCCTTTTCACATGAGCAGAAAGCAACAATAgctgaagtccaaaggtgcaaacaatttgatgtttattggggtgaacttccggcaagcatgattccagtttccttctgttaggcctgaataaagagaGCAGACAAAACGaggtatgccaacctgaccaaagtcaggctaacagaggtTTGTGGGTAATCCCTGAGCGGAAGAGAACTGAGAAGCAGCCTGTCTCTCAAAGcgctgggaggggctgcattcCTGGTATAGTACCAACTGTGCTGTGTTAGGAACAGTTCCTTTGAAGAACTGATAAGAAATCCCAGCCTCCCTGTTTTCACTCCTTGGTTCAGTTCTGTCTGTTTCAACTCCCCTACATTCCTAACTTCTGGTGCTTGCTAAGATATTGTTAATCACCTAATGCTGTAAAACATGAATACTAAAagtgtctagtttctagttgttaGAAGAAGGGGGCGGGTTGCTCCAGTGAATAATTTGACGTGATggaactgtctatataggcttatCCTAAGATGTAAAGAGCGGGCTGTgtgtgcacttgtcaataaagagcttttgattggaccttgctggtgttgcctgtctctcttgcgGTCAGACAACAAACTTTACTGTCTGGGTTAGAG encodes:
- the LOC116831611 gene encoding programmed cell death 1 ligand 1-like; amino-acid sequence: MSCSPLTLLIVLSLFGGCAGKLAVETDASPVRAKVGDDVVLKCQFAVAQPPVDLSQLVVQWFHRGGQLVEFDDVVSESRPGASLNVEGLRSGNAALYLSKVTPESAGNYRCYITYAPDVRIKQVVLHVEDPLKPPMEEPEAVAPQACAPDPLLLKKLDQVLSILQQISHKLEAADAGAGRKA